DNA from Eucalyptus grandis isolate ANBG69807.140 chromosome 5, ASM1654582v1, whole genome shotgun sequence:
TGAAGAAAACTCCTCTTTAGACCTAGTCAGAAGTTTCAAGCATTGACCATTTCCTGGGGTACCTACAGAACATTTAAAggaaattatatttaattgtaAATGAActaatacaaaagaaaaacactagCAGAGGTCGTGTAATTACAAGAGTCATCTTTTGCAATTTCCATTAGATAGGGCAGCATCCTCTTGTAACTTAATGAATTTGGGTTTTTGAATACCTTCAGTCTCGAGCATGGATTTAGCACCTGTCCCAACATCACAATAACCAATATTAGCCTGGAAgcaagagataaaataaaatttgcaaagaaTATCATGTCTCCTTTCAACTTTTAGTTTAATGCCCATTTTCTTCTCCCGTGAAGTAAGAAAAAGATGGTCCCTCACCATTTTGTTCTTTGTAGAATTTCCACTATTTTTGTCAGGAATGGAGTAGCCCGCCTTGCTGATCTTGCTAGGAGAATTCTGTGGCATCTCATTTGCACTAGATGtaacaaatttaattttgttacATTCAATTTCATTTACCCCTGATTCTCCAAAAATCCCTGAATCTGATGAAGGGATTAATGATCTTGCTTCGTTTGTATCAATCATCTGATTTGAAATCTCACCACGATCACTACCTCTGGTTTCAGTGAACAATGAATAGCCATTTTCTCTGCTGCTGGAATTGTGCGGAGCAATTGGCTGAAATCTTGTCATTCCTCCATCCATCGGATGCTTTTGTTCATGGAAGCAGTGATCAACTACATTCTCCTCCTTAGACAAAGATGAGACTGATTTTACACTGTCCAAATCATCAGCCATGCCAGAAGGTCTACCATCAACTACCTCAGCCTCTCCTTTTTCTATTGTCTTTACATCATCAGTATGAGTTCTGACTGTACTATCGCCACAGAGAGTAGAGCCTTGCACGATCGATTCAGGCCTTCCACTATCTATCTGGCCATCAATATCTCGATGACCCAAGTCTTTGTTCACCATAGCAGGAGTGTCAGGACAGTTTCTATCCTTATCAACAGTCGGAATAACCAGGGGAACGGCTATGGTTGCAGTTACATCAGATCCATGCTCACTAGATTCATCCATGGGAATATCTTTATAGCTAGAGCTGATAGAGGAGAGTGGTGGCTTTTCTTCCATAACCTTTTCATGCTTTTCACTTCCAGAAACTCTAGCAGTGCCTACCCATTCAAATACAATGAAGAGACTTAGAGTCGCTGCCTGGAGAAATTAAATGAAAGAGCAAATCAGAGGAGAGGTGAGAGAGATTACCGGAATCTTCCATTGCCATGTCTGTCAAGTAAGGAAGCAGTCGCCGGTAGCTGATCGAGCCGGGCCTCTGGtatattcttcttcttaatTTCAAACGCGGATTAAGACCCTGCGAAAGACAGCCATTCacttaaatctccataatcaatGATATGCAAGAAGAATCAACTAAAAATCTCAGGTTCTCTGCATGGTCAACATCGTCGCGTCGGCTGATTAAGCTTTGGAATGAACAGAGCAAACCCAGTGGACAGCCTAAACTGAACGATTAAAAAGAGTCGGAAAATGTTAGAACCTCACCGGTTCGACCTTCGAAGCGGGGTCGTCTCTTTTCCTAATTTCAGCTCCAGAACCTTCATCCTGGGAGGACCCCTGCAGCGGCTCAACCAAAAGCCGGTCCGCCCTCCGGAGATCGCAAGTGCCTCCATTTTCTCCTGCATCGGGGCTCAGAATTACATCCGTTGCTTCGGGTGGAGTGGTCCGAACGCAATCGTCGCCGGAATCGTCCGATCCCTTCACCGTCTCAGTCGCAGCGACATCCTCCTCGGGCGAATCAGGAGGCATCCGACTGCTTTCCTCGTCGTTCCCTGCGTCGCGCTCGGCCTGAAGATCCGCCTTCTCGAGCCcttcgtcgtcctcctcctccgacgtctcgtcgtcgtcgtcatcctTGTACAAGTCCCTCCCGCCGTCCTCCTCGGAGCAGTACTCCCTAACGATCGAAGACAGAGTAGCGCTGACGTCATCCTTACCGGCCCCGCCTTCTTCTCCGCACGGCGAATCGAGCTCCTCGAGCTTTCCCTCCCCGCGATCCGGACCGAACCCGGTGGACCTCGGCTTCGGGCCGAGCGAGAAGACGCGCCGGCTGCGGAGATCCTTGGTGGAGACGCGAGCCGAGCCGgagcagccgccgccgccgccgtcggcgTCGGGGAGGAGGCTCCGCCTGGGGAGCTTCCGGCGGGGACCGGCGGGGGCTTCGGAGCGGGTGAAGAGGCTGAAGAGGGGGGCGAACAGCGACGAGGACGGTCGCTTCCGCTTCGGCGAGTCGCGAGGCGTCTCCATGTCTgcaggtagagagagaaagagagagagaaggagggagggagaggaggagaggatagagagagagagagagatggaggagggGAGATTTGGCGGGAAAGAGGGAGGGGGATTTGGCGGGAACCGGTGGGGCCCGCCGGGGCATTTTTCGTTTTTGGCGGGGGGGCGAGGCCCTGGATTTCTTTATTGTGTTGGCAGTTTCGTAATTTGATCGAAGGTCAGTGGCAATTAGTTTGTTCTTCGAACGCCCCGTTTTCTCCGGAGATTTCCATTGACCGAATGGTGTTTTGTATTGATTGAGTGATTGATCTCGCTAGTTTAAGTATTTACCGAAGATATTCGCGCGATATTtggtgaaaaaaataattaatttccccgatcattataaataattaaaatttaaacttCTTGAAAATGACTCGAGAAACCTCTCATGAAATTGGgagaattttttcaattaactACATCAACGACTTCTATTATGTCCTACTAATGTTATCGCGTATTTTGATATGATGTgcatgaaattttgttttgtgaatCGTTTATAACAAATGCTCGTCTTGTGTTGCCCTAGGCAAGTTGAGATCCGGTTTGGTGTTTCGAATGGTTCCATTATAAATCACGCAACATGTAAAATTGcgaaaatgaagagagaaattATTGATTGTAACATTAAGTAATTAAAGCCAAAAAGGGGTAGAAAAGTGATGAACGAAATTCTTAATCAAGTTTTCCAAGAGGTACGTATTCATCCTCTTGAATGCACTATGTCCGACAAGCACATGCACGCAAGAATCTCGTGAAAATTGAACGACgacatttgaatttttatgtctAGAAGAGGATTGAGTGAAACGAGAACATACCAAAATTACTGTACTTTTCCTTTGTCGAAATTTAAACTTATTCATACAACGCCTTCAATTTGTAAAAACAAGGAAAGTTAGATTCGAAACACAACAAATCTTGTTGGGGACTTAGCCAATTAGGAGGCAGATTTCTTCTATGATAGGTTTTTGTGATCCAATTTATCATTTGATTAGTGTCATGTGGACAACAAACTACTGAGACTCATTTTGTTTGGACCATTAAACTATTgcattaggggtgtgcaaaggTATCGGGAACCGCCCGAATCACCTAGAACTGGACCAGACTAGTTCGGAACTAGCGATTTTCATAGGGATTGGtgcggttcccaattccaatttgTTATAGTTTGTGAGTATTAATCTGATTCTCAGTTTCGGACATGGAACTGCTCACTTGGACCGGTATAtgtcaatataaatatataaatttcaactcaattactcgattattttgtaatttttcaactAATATACATGTACACATATATTTGTAGCATTGGACATTATTGACTCATTTTATCTTGCACATGTGTAATAGGATTAGTCCCTACTTTTTGTTCCTTCTAGTAATCCATTTACTTTTTTCttagtaaaaatgaaaaaaaaaataaagaaatgaaaaggatggAGGAGATTGCTTGGAGATGTTCAACCCAAGTTTAAGactaaacaaattttaatgttttacatagaaattgtattcattatgatattaattgatgGATGAACTTTTGAGGAATTAGGGATCGGTTCCATAAACCCACCCAGGAATTGAACCAGACTAGCGGTCTAGTTCTCGGGTGGCTCTATGAAATTAATAGGTAGTTTTTGGgtccaatttttggaatctaTCCTTAGTTAGCAGTTCTCAATTATAAGGTGAGAACCGTCCACCTGGATCATGATCACCTTATATTGCACTCTTCAAATGGGCATTCGAGGGCCCATGGGCTTGAGATGGGCCTCTGACAAGCACTGAATAACCGATAAGCCATCGGTTGATAATCCACATCTGCAGATCATTTACAGCCTTCAACAGATCACTTGAAGACTTTCATGTctgcttctcttccttctccatgATCAAGTGCAGCAAGGCTTCTCTTATGGCAAGGGTTTCTGATTGCAATGGGGAGGAAGCTGCAACTGACTTCGTGAACCCAACAATCAATATTCCTCGGTCGTCTCGAACAACTCTGGCAATCGACCGCTCCGACGAACCGGCAAGCTGGGTCAACTCACTCTCAAGCAGGCCTCGCCGGTCGACAAATCAGGTAAGGCTCCATCTACTTCGCTCTGTAGCTTCTCTTTTAGGGGTGGTCGGCTGATATGATTGCCCAAAATTACAGCATTCTCCACGATCGAAGTCGGATTTGGTCTACGATTTTGAAATACCCACTTGTTGCGTTCCTTCCAAATCAGCCTCAAAACACCCACAATTTGCTCACTTGGTGCTGAGGTATGACCTGCTCCCACTAGTTCATGCGACCATTTATCTATTCTGGTTAGAGTCGTTGTTGGGGATACTGTGATGTTAATTCTCGGACTCAACCATAGACTTTGGTCCGGTTGCACAGAAGGAAGAGATGTTCCAACGTCTCTTGTGCGTGTCGGCACATTGGGCATAACAGGTTAGGTAATAATCTCCTCTTGTTCAAATTTTCCTTTGTGGGTAGCGTATTTTACGGTCTTGTACTTGAAATGTTAAAAGAGTGAATAAATGTTTTGCTATTATCGAAAATATACGGTACCATCCAAGCACAAGCATCTATAGCGAGCAATTAGGAAAGATAATGGGGAATAGAACCAGCCAATAACTTTCTACGGTCCTGAATTTTACAACAATAAATAAGCCATATgtgaattgataaattgatgGTAATTGGTGCAAACACGAAAGGATCCTATGGCACAGGAAAAAGTTTCCCTTAGATAATTGACCCGCTTTGACAGTAGTCTGGCATCGTCCTTCGCCCACTCAATTATGGTAAAAGCATTTTGATCTTCTCTAGGCCCTTTTTCTTATATATTCCAACACTCAAAATCAACTTTAATATGACATTTCATGGGATCACtgttaattgaaaatttaaattgttagatagatgtatgatttgatatttaaatattttaacatttgaAGTACCAAtaccaattaaaataaaattgacaaagAGATTGAGTCTTCCTTCCAAGACATGGATGCTCATAGTAGAACCTCCGCTTGATCCGTAGACATTAGCAAGAAAAAATTATGTCGCACAGTACCCCTCGACCTTTAATGATAACGCGCTCTCTCGACTATTCACCTTCTATGTGTTCATCATAACTCCTATGCTGTtcaccttttgtttttttgtttttttttgtttttttttccgatAACTTCTACAACACCAAGCTTGTTCTCCTTCTACAAAGTCTTTACAATTCTTAGAGACACTTCTCATTTAATGGGTTATTCACCTTCTCAAGCAACACGGCTGTTCTACACTAGTAGAAGTTTTGTTTTTTACATCATATCCTTATACGGaccctttatttatttagagCCAAACTTCCTAGTGCACTCTTAGTTCATATATTAGCATATGTAGAATATTTTTCGTGTCTTCAaatcatcataatttttttttgctcgaGTTATTTCCACCCCTTTATTAGCTATTAACACATTTTTATCACATTAAATTGACTACATTATCCTTCATGGACCTTGCTCTTGATttaagtttttcttattttatttcttcttcttttttccaattttaccaAAAGAAGAACTTAGTCACATCCATTCCAAATAACTTGTTTCACCCTAGTCGCTTCTTCCACACACATTACATTTCAACgtctctttcatttttgtcattttctgaatttattcTCCATTAAATCTAATCAAGCACTGATCATACAATGGAGTAAAGAAACATTAGTTTTATTTGCAAATTGTTTACTTTAATTCCTAGATTATCTTCATGATCATGAGTTTTTCAGAGGTTTTTGATATAAATTTACGAGAACTTACTCAAAGATCAAATATTGTGTTTGATGTATGCATTGTACATAATTTACTCAAAGATTATCCTATTACTTGTGCttaacttattttttaaatgatagtttcctagaaaataaaatatacaactcattaacaaaataattagtcttttttttttgtaaaaatgcaataattaattaGCTATTTAccaaataaactatttttttggggaaaagaggcaaaataattttgttccaaatgaagaaagaaaagggaaaaaccaaaaaagaagaaaaaatgcaaataatagTGTTGAATCAAGAATGGGCCCCACAATTAACCTTGTTAAATGTTGCTTGAGAGGTGCATGGTTAATTTTGTCTgtagaaaaattgaaacaaaagaaagggcaaaagatgtaaaaaataattttaaatcgAGAGGGAATTTTTAAGGAATAATAATGTGATCAATTCAATGTAATATTGGGTGTTTTGACCCATTGAGGCGTGGAAATAACACAaaccttcccttttctttttttcaaacacCAACTGATTCCCACAATCTCATTAGCCCAGCTCAATTGCCGGGTCAACCTATCGTCCACCCATCTTGTCGGCCTATCTTCCATTGACTTCATTATCTATGCTCATCGGACAAGAAATAATTCAAGGAGTCGAGTACGaatactaaaattaatttaaattgtcaaatttgatgTCATTCGTGTGGGAACTTGCTACATTAGATGCACCATTTTGGGTAGTCTAGATTTTATTTAGTACATATACTACACTCATTTAATAATTTCTAGGATGAAACATTTTGTGAATGGAAAATAACATTAATGGTCCTTAAACTCTTGTTTAATATGCAATACCATCCTTGAACTTTGGCTTTATATATAATGtagtctctaaacttttaatttatctaatatggTCTTTGGACTTttagtatatgttcaatttaattcttgaATTATATGACAATGTTCAATGCTAGGGATAACTTgagcattttcatataatttaaggattacattgaatatATAACAAATGAATCACATTACGtattgagttaaaattcaaggaacatgtccgacaaattaaaagtgcatggatgttgacacctaaattttggcgatctatttagtcatttattaaaaaattaggggttaatttttatccctgaaaaaaaaaaaattaattgcatagcatttagttgtaggtgcatttattttttatttatttgcattttactggaccggtggtggatgtgttgaattagtggttttgggttttaaattaacaggctggactaagcccatgaagaaaattaacccaagcctgtcgtgtttaattaattatcttgtgaaaatttaagatttgatgcgatattatgatgagttttggaaattaaaaaatcgcGCTGTAATCTTAAAGTTGGAaatattaaggaggataaggaatattctaaaatattttgttgtggATAGAGATTTCGAAAGATTTTAAAGTTGGTTAATGGAGCTTTATCTTGAGTGAATTATCtagaaaatcttcacaaaaaaatttcggaTTAGCTTCAATTGCTGAGTGAATATATGaaatcttcattgatttgttcTTACTCTATAAAAGGAGAggcttttctagggttttggaGGGGGGAggcttctttgaaaaaaaattcagaaaaaagtGGAGAGAAGTTTTGTTTCTGcagtaaaaaagagagaaagagtacgaaggaagagggagagtgacgtgagagagagagagagagagagagagagagaggaggagaaaagtaaagagGTGATTTAACCCCTAcggttcatcatcttccccaaatcaCTGCCCCTCCTCTGCAACTTCCATCCGCGAGGCTTCCGCCACCGTGTGTTCGCCACAGCCGCTTCGGCGGTCTCCCCACGAAGCTCGCCGCGACGACGCCGCGCCGCCGAGGTCCCTGACGCTTGAGTCCTCCTCCGCCCGAGCCCACCGTGCCGCGCCGAGCCTTGCCCCTGCTCCGCTCCCTGATGAACCGCCTCACCGCTCACGCCGACGCCGCCTGGAGCTCGAAGCCAGTCCCGTCCGACGCTTGGATCTTCCTCCACACGAGCCCTGACGACCCCCGCCGTTCGCCTCTGCCGTCTCCCCTGCAGCGCCTCCACCCGCGACGCGTCTGTTCCGACGCCGCGCCCACACCACGACAACGCTGCTGCAACCACCGACCGCTGCACCCGCACCGCCATCTCGCCTGTCGCCGGAGCTCTCCATCGCCCACGAGCTCGCTGCTCCGCCAGCAAGTCCCGAACAGAACGCTAGCCCCTTGCGGAGACGCTGTCCGACTTGTCCGCCGCGCCTCCTCCTCAGCCGCGACGCAGCCCCTATCGGATTGACGCCTGCACGCCGGTGCTCTGTCCCTGCCACCGCCTCGCCCCACCGGACGCCGAGTCGACGCCCTTGCAGCGCCCCCGTTCGCGAAGCTACCACCGATTCACCTCCTCGCCGATCGCTTGCTGCTATTTTCCTCTCGTCGGAGCTCTGACGATCATCCCCTCACGCCGGCGACTCCTCACCGGACCGGCCACCACGTGCTGCCTTGctcagaagaaaaggaaaaacaacagaaaaagcaaaatcaattaggttgtttttatcttttcatttattttactttattttgtttatattctttagttatttacttaattggatcccaatgttcactttatgaatcttgtaggcattatccgcaagagttatccctaaacttattgtaattattaatttgacctgtaagatgtcgggttatttttttaattacattaatttttggggtttgttgatagtttttaagtactaaatcaatataattattaatttgatccgtaagaattcggatcagatttttagttattttgaactctttgtcgtgataattagggttaggataatcgttaatttgacatgtgagacaacatgttattttttcgattattttgatcctttatttgattgcatatcttgattttttagatttaatgtttagttgataattgcttgtttttttgaaaaccactaaaaaatctaaaaaatatttgaattaggattcaatttgtttttttttttttgaaatattcctTATTATCTTGTATATCtagaatatggattttattccgaatttaggaaaaaatgtaagaaaaacaacaaaaaatgcattcatttaggttgttagttttatttgaattgcatatgaaattttaatttcgaaattaatataaaaactaaaaaatcatcatccatatatcatgttgaattaaggcattctttgcacgtcattgcatgttaggattgcatgtttatcaattataggtagataatctctcctagataaattgcatgttttgttaagaaaataaaatgtccatgtcatatggaattaagtccatgaaatgcacgtcattttagtgattattgttaggttcatttctaattagaaattgcccgtcattagattaggccatttaataaatgtcgcatgacatataactcgcataCTAAATTATATgctgcatgtcattttagtttaaataattttgtatgtcattgcatcgcattgcatgtcattaaattaggtcatttagattgcatttaattattgcatttcttcatgtcatatagtttaggtcatgctgccatgtcatattagattattagcatgcatcgcataattttcattaaataaagtgaaaaaaaaattgaaattgcgtgttaattagaaatcatatctagggtcaTTGATGTTCGATTTAACAATGCtgagatgcttttgttgcttctaggtatgttttgcaatattaaattgctttcttgagtgttaaattggtggtatgcgcacatgtataatcacctcatatgttaggaagttagattaaaatcaattcaattgccaaacatttttttaaaatgaaataaaaaggtaccgaaagggcactaggatagtctagtgtaaccaagtccccgaactcataaatctcggttcgtaggagtaaagtaaatctcccgttactttacttggatttctaatcgacccaccaaaaatagattagtggcgactcctaaataaaatcaatttgcatgttaagaattcaaacctaagtcgcgaattggtatgggcttgggagagcccgagttaagtttaggcttaacaatccattagccaaaacctagGTGGTCTAAACCGCGAAAATTAGGTCGTGACAATGGACCACATTATACATTAAACCAAGgctcatatattatttatatcatttgtatcattatctCTTTCATGAAAATCCATGATCCACTTGCCTAAAGTCCTGGGACAGGCTGCGATTCAGCTTGCTCCGACAGAACTCAAGTTGAACGGAGAGCCACCTGATTAAGGAGATCGATCCAAACATACTTCCAGAGAAGACGACAGCATAGACAACTAGTGAAGGGCGAAAATGATCGTGGGAGAATATGTGTCCTTAAAATGCAAAAGTTCCATGGTGGTCTTCGCTCGAAAAGCCAGGGATTTTCCTGTCGCTGGTCACTACAAAGCATACTTCCCACCACATATACAAATGAGGATCTGAGTTTTTTCCACCACAATCATTTACGTAAATAGGTAGACCTAACGAACATGACATGTTTGGTTGTAGTAATAATATAAGACGgtaacattaatttttttattttattttatgatattaCGGGTGATTGTGAAAAACTGATAAACTGACTTTTATAGAATTAAATAGTAAATTCTACGGAAACCATAGGATAAAAGCACACCTGAAATTTGTGAGGCATGGCGGTGCTGTAACTGTTGCGGACTAAGCCTTGATTGTTGGGGAAATTTGTTCTTTGACGAAGATATGAGCAGTAGTTTATAATTCTTTGATACTATGATGTATGATGACGATTACTGTCTCTAAGGTATTATTTTGTCCCAATTATTATTGCTTCTAAAATCAATACCTCCATGACATATACCAAAGTTACAGAGAAACGAGTTTAGCAATTATTCAATTTCCCTCTTGAAATTTCACCTTGAGAGTCACGAAGAAGAGAAAGTTGTTGTTATGAACAATGTGTGATTTAGTCATTTTCATAGACAACTGAATAACATATTTCTTGGAAATAGGCACCTTAAAGGAACCATCACT
Protein-coding regions in this window:
- the LOC104414249 gene encoding uncharacterized protein LOC104414249 — translated: METPRDSPKRKRPSSSLFAPLFSLFTRSEAPAGPRRKLPRRSLLPDADGGGGGCSGSARVSTKDLRSRRVFSLGPKPRSTGFGPDRGEGKLEELDSPCGEEGGAGKDDVSATLSSIVREYCSEEDGGRDLYKDDDDDETSEEEDDEGLEKADLQAERDAGNDEESSRMPPDSPEEDVAATETVKGSDDSGDDCVRTTPPEATDVILSPDAGENGGTCDLRRADRLLVEPLQGSSQDEGSGAEIRKRDDPASKVEPGLNPRLKLRRRIYQRPGSISYRRLLPYLTDMAMEDSGTARVSGSEKHEKVMEEKPPLSSISSSYKDIPMDESSEHGSDVTATIAVPLVIPTVDKDRNCPDTPAMVNKDLGHRDIDGQIDSGRPESIVQGSTLCGDSTVRTHTDDVKTIEKGEAEVVDGRPSGMADDLDSVKSVSSLSKEENVVDHCFHEQKHPMDGGMTRFQPIAPHNSSSRENGYSLFTETRGSDRGEISNQMIDTNEARSLIPSSDSGIFGESGVNEIECNKIKFVTSSANEMPQNSPSKISKAGYSIPDKNSGNSTKNKMVLNPCSRLKVFKNPNSLSYKRMLPYLMEIAKDDSCTPGNGQCLKLLTRSKEEFSSPPVLSDFQNFPTDKCNGDQGSADLNISSPESVAHGTCLQRMKIFSPKMSHKVQIAHTNLLMVL